GTTACACGTCACTTTAACTTATAcgttaacaacaataaatttaatttacacatACCATCTTAtaacttttgttttttgagtctttgtaactcttgtctcaagaCTTACCCCTTCCTGATAGGGTTTGCGTGTTCTCGAAAGAACCTTTGTGATGTAGACCGAACAACACAAGAATTAAGGGAaaaagatatgggctacttcgagggagctGTGACTTCCAAGACACTAAAAGATGTTCTAGGTTTGGTAATACTCAAGCATGATTCTTTATTCATTAGGGTTATACTTAAATAggagacggctaggtcatacGATATAACTATTTGGTCTAGCCGTCATTTACATTATGCAGGAACCCTAACTATCATTTACATCATGCAGGAACCCTAGAGGAATAATAGCTACATGTTACAAAGGCTAAACTAGGTTTAGCCATTAATAACTAGTAAGGAAAGATCCTTACGAATAGCCTACATCCTTATTGGGAATATCTCTTCCTTATTGGATAAAACaattagggaaagaaaatatggagattGCCTCCAAGATCTGTCTGTATCATCCCTCTCCCCTAACAacttccttgtccccaaggaagaacTTAGGAAATTAAGATTGGACCATAACTTGATCTCCCCACGTAGCCTCTGCAGGAGAAAGACATTGCCAATGAATcaacaattttgttttcttgttcttgGTCCCAGTTTCCAAAACTTCCAGTGGCGTAGGAGTCATTCGGCTGTCTTCTAACACTTCCGGTAGGTGCGGGCAGGCAACGTGCTTGCTGCCAAGTTACCTTGAGTCATTCGGCCATCTTCTAGCACTTCCGGTAGGTGCGGGTAGGCGACATGCTTGCTGCTAAGgtacccccccttttttttttgaaccaaaGCCAAACAAAAGCTCtcttctttatctctctcttaTCATAGTGAACACAAATGACTCCTAGAGGTGTGGAGGCATGGCGTGAGTTGATGACGGCGCGTTTGGAAGGCTGGGTCCGGTTCTTTCTAAATTTGCGGTTGAGATTGGTTGATCTGCGGCCAATCGACGATGGTTTGGTGGGACGCCAATGTAGATGGATTTTTTTTGCTTCAACagctcttttcttcctcttctttgtgACGGTGGCAGCTGGTGGGGTAAGTGTTATGGGCAAGGATTGGCTTGCTGGAGAGGGGCGTGGTGGAgacaaacttttaatttttttcatttgttccTCCATTTTCTTGGTGAATTTTTCATTCCACGCGAGGAATTCTAACCGCATCTTTTATAGCCTTGCTTGTTGCTCTGCACTCAAGAAAGACATGGTGATGGGCATGGATCAGTgattgttgtagaaaacaatcaaccttGGAAACCGGGCCTCTATGATTAACAATTGCTTGTTAACAAGAGGAACcctagctctgataccacttgatgcgAACCAAACAGCACAAGAActaagggaaaagaaaataactagTAAGGAAAGATCCTTACGAATAGCCTACATCCTTATTGAGAATATCTTTTCCTTATTAGATAAAACaattagggaaagaaaatatggagattGCCTCCAAGATCTATCTGTATCACTCTGGTGCAACACCGGTGCCCCGATATGCACAAACTAGTGATTATCATAAAACAGCCTGATCGGGTCCACCTCGGGTGGCTCACGCTGGTAACAATGTTGTATGGTCGTGACCACCATGTGTACATAGCTGCGCTGGTCAAGACAAGTCTAAGAGGGGCTTTAGCCTAAAGTGGTCCTCTTATGTGGGAAGTGGCTTAGTAACTTTTGGGGCTGAAAGTACCCGCATGAGTTGGGCTTTGGTGTATTGGGACTTAAGTTTGAGCTTTTCTCACCACCTCTTATATTGCATCCTTTATTAGTGtaatttttcccatttttttgcTTGTGGAAGTAGATTTTTATGCTGAACTAcgtaaataatttcttttgagtgtaattaatttatttctttcccCTCTTCTCTACTAGGTTACCatcaaaaattttattttgttataataaACTAGTATCAAAACTGTTTGCTGTCACAATAGTTACTTATATTCTTGAGGAGGCATTCATTTACCACCTTAGATTAAACTTACAATTTTGAACTTCAACAAATTAAATTCACATCAAATGTGAGCAATTTCGATACAAAATTGAAGTGCAATCCTTCCATATGATAATCCACTTTTTGGTTTTAAATAGCCTTGAAAAGTTCAGTAAAATTATGTTAAGCGATCGACAGATAGTTTATGTAATGGCAGACAACTTACACTTCAAAGTATCTTGAACATCTTGCATGTATGAATCTTCCATTTTTTTGATTGCTtgtttttggaattttattttctttgcagGAAGGTTTATGCCTTTAATGTTTCCGGTGTAATCCCAGAAGAGCTATGGACTCTAACTTTCCTCACCAATCTGTATGGTTTCTTCTTTATATGTTTGTTTACTTGGGTTTTGTTTGAGTTTTGGTTTCCTTCTTTCTCATGTAAGCTAGGATTGAACTTAGACCTTGAATTTGTGGTGCACAATATCAACGAATTGAAATTTATGCTAGATGTGTTGTGCTAGTTTTCCACAATGGTCCATTTGCATTGGGCACTGTTAAATATGCTAAAATTTCCTCCTTTTCTTAcagagatattaggcaaaattGCTTGACAGGTAAACTGTCCGCATCCATTGGCAATCTAACTCGCTTGCAATACCTGTAAGCTCATCTTACTTTCATTTGAAACTCCTAGGACATAgtacattaatattatttaacctTTCCTATTTTTCTGATGTTTAACGCATTAGGGCTCTTGGCATTAATGCATTATCAGGGGAGCTTCCAAAGGAACTTGGAGAGCTTACCAATTTAATATCATTGTAAGTCATACTCATTGTCAATTTCCTAATTCATCTATGTGGCGTCTTGGTGTTGTTGCTTTTCTACAGATATTTGTGATCTTCTTAAAATGAGACTCATTTCTTCCTGTTGCCTTTATCTTTATATGGTAGTAGGTTTAAAGAGGTGTTTTCACAAAATAGCATGTCTGTTCTGTTGCTTTCTGCATTTCATATACCTGATCTTGATTATCTGACCCTAAAGAGAATAAATCCTTCGCTTATAATTCATTTATTGTTTCACTTGTTAAATTTGCAGGTCATTTCAATCAAACAACTTCTCGGGCTCTTTGCCATCTGAGCTTGGGAATTTAGTGAAACTAGAACAAATGTAAGTTCTAGTACAATGTTGAACTTCTTTTTTCACTGCAAGTCCGCAAAACCATTAGATTGCAATTTGTTGCAGGTGATGAAGATTGCAAATGGTTATAATAAAGCTACTACTCTGAGGCTCAAGATTATAAGAACTTTGTGACAGCCAATCTTATAATATGCCATATTAAACGGTTTTGCTTATGCAagacttttatctttttttcttaacataGCTTGAGACCTTTCTTTTGGTTGTTAAATCCATTATCTAATATTACTTAAATTTTCATATGAGCTGAGGATAGGCTGTTATCAGTAGATTCATGTAAGTTGTTTCCCTTGACAGCTACTTTGATAGTTCTGGAGTTAGTGGTGAGATTCCTTCTACATTTGCTAACTTACGAAACCTCAAAACCGTGTAAGAAATTCATGTCTTTTTTTCCCTATTGAAAACTTTCTAAAAGGTACATGtggttaaatataaaaacagaAGCTGCAATTGAATTGTCTGAGGAAATACTTCTTTTGGTATCAGGTGGGCATCAGACACTGAACTCACGGGCAGGATACCAGACTTCATAGGGAATTGGTCAAAGCTTTCTGTCATGTAAGACGATATTACTAGCCTTatcatttttttgtctttgtttaatCATCCTTGACAAGGCTCAAGCATTCATTACACCACAATGTCAATAAGAAACATTATTGTTATAAGGCTTATGATTGAGCAAATTTTGATCTTATCTTGTTTATTCTACATAAAAGATGCATTATTCACAAATTTATGATTAAGTACTcccaaattatattttaggagGCTTCAAGGAAACTCTTTCCAAGGTCCAATACCCTCAACACTTTCCAATTTGACTTCTCTGATAGAGTTGTGAGTGTCTGCATCTTTTagttaactttttattttttattgtatatatatatatttttttttccattttgcaGATCTTAACAATCTCATGTTTGATATTACTGTAGGAGAATAAGTGATTTGTCTAATGGGAGCTCTTCACTGGCATTCATAAAGGATATGAAGTCTCTAAGTATCTTGTAAGGCAACATCATAGAGGCTAAGATTCAGAAATTCCTAAAGatgaatatatatgttttcttccCTTCTTTGTTGCTTTTCCTGAATATGGTATAACACTTTACTTACATGCATTGCAGAGTGCTGAGGAACAATAACATTTCTGATTCAATTCCATCCAATATAGGAGAATACCAGAAATTGACACAGCTGTAAGTAATAGCCATTGGTTGGTAACCCTTTAGATTCATGCAGGGCTTGTACCGTGTTagattgaattttaattgtatccAAAGCTATGAAAGCAGGAACCTCTCTTTTATTTGTTAGATTGGGCCAACTCAACCCAAAAGAAGAAATTTGTAATGATTGCTGCACTAAAATCTAAAGACTGTTCAAGTTTTGACATAATTATCAGGTTATATCTCCCAGCTTAAAAAATCTGAAGATACCCTGTTTGTAATCGACTTACGACCACTGCATAGTATATCAAACTCATCCAATTTcttttcatcttcattttccttctctccgtccttttcttgttctttctatATTGTTTAGATGATGCATAAGGCTTAAATTTTATCCGTTCCAGTTGCATGAAGATCATAATTGTTAATTACTTCTTGTAGATAACTGGTTTTATATTTCTCACAACCATGTGATAGTTACTGTTGTATCAGTCCATGTGACAGTATTATATATCTTTCCAGGGATTTGAGCTTTAACAATATAACAGGGCAGATTCCGGACCTCCTTTTCGATTTGAGTTCGCTCTCTTACTTGTAATATCCCTCATTTGCTTAGCTGCACAGTATACATCCCAACATATTCCTTTTTGTATTGAAGCATGTATTGTTTCCTTCATTATCAGGTTTCTTGGAAATAATAAGTTAAATGGCACACTGCCTGCAAACAAAAGTGCGAATCTTCTCAACATGTAAGTGCATAAGACATTATGTGCATTCACAAGATTATGGTGAGATATACCAATCATATTGGAAAAGGTGTTTTTACATTGGGAGATCATAAATCTAGGTGCTGCACTCAAGTTAATTCGAGTTTTGATCTCCATGCAATAAATTACTGTTTACTCTAAATGATTAAgtgtttcctttttctcttttggattTTCAGTTTTTCTGAAAGAAATTATAGAGTAAATTCTTATCACAACTACATTGATACAACTGGCTTAATTTTATaggatttcaaaattttattatagAAGAGAATGCAGAGTCATTTCaactaaaaatttgaaactcTTAATGGGGTTTTCCCTATTTGGAACTCTTGTATTTACGTATTTGAACTATCACAACTTTATCCAGATATATGGATTTAGCTAATAGCATAAACAAGTGTGGCATTATGAGGAAAAATCGAAAAATAGaggttttgaatttaaaattgaGGGGTCAAAAGTTTATTCCAATGCATTAATGTCACTTGGCTAATGCCTAATTACTACTGTTCATGGCATTGTTTACTGATTGGATGGAGCATGTACCTAACATCCTTGTAATGTTATGCTTGCAGTGATTTGTCGTACAATAATTTAGTGGGAAGCTTTCCTTCTTGGATCAGCGAACAAAATTTACAACTGTATGTTTTTGTTTAATTGATAGAGTGTCtattatatttgaatattatctattttctatttatttttccaatatttataaCCTGCTACTCTcgaataacatttttttattaacagtCGTACAAAATCTTGAATTTTTCATATGGGCTTGGATACTCTGCTTTCACTAATGATGAAACTGACATTTACATCATATATGCAGCAATGTAGTTTCCAACAACTTCACAATAGAAAGTTCAAACAGCAGGTAAATCTTTCCATATTATATTTTCTACTTTAAGTGGTTGAATTTATGGGATAACTGAAATATTATTATGTGATAGCCAAATGAATGGTATTGAATATGGGATAACTGAAAGGCCAGGAGAAAAAATATGTGATACCTAAATATTTGTACCTATGTCTACACATTGTTTCAAACTTAGATCTGTTGAGGGAGATTCTGTCACAAACTCTAACAGCTAACTAGTCATCAGGTACCAAAATATGCAAATTGAAGAATTCATTTTATGATTTATACGGTCAAATGTCTGTCCTGCCTGAGCATCTAATCTATGTTCTTCTAGAGCATTTAGGCAATTTGATACCTAGCAAGAGGGACTATCAAATCCCAATTGAGTACATGGAAAATATAGCAAACTTTACTCTGTGACATCATTTctatcttaaaaaagaaaagataaggttagatttaacaacaaatataaaatcaattctTCCTAAATACTATCATTTCTCTTCATGGAAATTTGCTGTCCTGTCAAGGATCGATTTCAATATCTTAGTTACGTGTAGTGGTTGCAATTACTATCTAGTCTATCTTGCATTAGACAACCAAACACATATCCCATTCAAAGAACCCTCTTTCATCATGGGGATATCATGAGTTAGTATTATTGGGAGAATGCTTATTTGCATATCGCCAAGGGAGCATTTCTCTTATCAGGAGTTAAACTTAATCCcaataagaatattttgtatGAATCAGATATGCAACATTAAATACAATATTCTTTGTCTAAGTTCATTTCCTTCTGCTTTAGTGGTTTGCCTTCAGGACTGAACTGCCTACAACGGAGCTTTCCTTGCAATCGAGGCCCTGGAATATGTAAGTACAGTTAAAAACATACTCTTGATTACTAGATTGGAAAGGATTAGTAGGTACTGAGGTAAACAAGGAGAAGATTCTACTCTAGGACGGTGTTTCTTAGGAGAATACAAGTGATCCATCTTTAAATTTTCTCCAAACATTGATATGGATACAATACAATCAGGAAGCATTCCTAATCTTTAAATAGTTATGAAAAATGGACTGGACATATCTTTTTAAAGGGCTAACATTGGCAATTATGCATCACAATTAatttaccaacaaaaaaaaattgaacttaaAAAGATGAGCTGAACAATTTTACACCTAACATTTTAGTTTCATAGTAAAGGACTAGTAGACTTGAATTAGGCTTCTAACTTCAACCATATCCTGTGTTGAAATGCATAAGATGGTTATGAACACATCAGGATATACATGATCCAACGTTGTACATTTAATCACCTGTTCTAAGCTTACACATTGATTAAGTACTTCTTTTGTATTGATTTCAGATTATAACTTTAGCATTAAGTGTGGTGGTCCTCAGATTATGTCTTCTAATGGGATTGTCTATGAGAGGGATAACGAGACACTTGGTCCAGCCACGTATTATGTGGCCAACACAAACAGGTGGGCTGTTAGCAATGTTGGATATTTCACTGGGAGCAATAATCCTCAGTACACAAGTACCTTGTTATCTCAATTCACAAGTTTAGACTCAGAGCTGTTCCAGACAGCTCGACTCTCTGCTTCATCGTTAAGGTACTATGGCTTGGGGCTTGAGAACGGGAACTACACTGTAAGGCTCCAGTTTGTAGAAACAGCTTTTCCAGATACTTCGACTTGGCAAAGTCTTGGGAGGCGTGTCTTCGATATTTATATTCAGGTCTAGATCATATTATTGAATTGTTTTAGAATCAAAACTGTTGTcttttgaaatcatttttcattacCTTCTAAGTTCTTTCGacccaatatatattttttctttcgataagcattaattttttattttttatgataagTGATAAATACTGATATAACAAAATCGTCATCAATAGTTAAGAAAATCAATTAGTAGAATGCCCATTTTAAGAGATCATGATGGATATTTCTGAAccaaaacagcaaaaaaaaaaaaaaaaaaaaaaaaaaaaaaaaaaaagaaaaaaagaaaaagaaaaagaaaaagaaaaagaaaaaaagaaaaagaaaaagaaagaaagaaagaaaaagtgtcTTAACAAATTTAGTGGCCGTCTTATACATCATTCAATAAATTACCTCGATTATGATGGATATTGACATCATTTGTGTTTTGCTTAAAGGTTTGACTTTGTTTATTCCAGGGGAATCTTGTTTCAAAGGATTTTGACATACGAAGGGAGGCTGGTGGAGTCTCTATGCAACCCGTTACAATGGAATTTCAGGTCCAGGTATCAGAAAACTACCTTGAAGTCCATCTCTTTTGGGCTGGGAAAGGAACTTGCTGCATACCTAGTCAAGGTACTTATGGACCTTCTATTTCAGCCATCAGTGCTACCCCAGGTAATATAGTGCAAAAATTGTAGTTGCAATTCAGAGGATAAAGAACTGCTTTCCTCACACACTAGTACCATTGTTATTGATGGCCCTGCTTTTGTATAGATTTTACACCCACAAGCAACAAGAAGAATAGGACTGGTCTGATCGTAGGTGTCGTTGTTGGTGCTGGAGTTTTAAGctttctatctatttttttggttttctataCTGTTCGAAGAAGAAAACAGCTTCCAACCAATGATGATGCGGGTAAGTCAAAAATCATATTCTACGTCTATGCTAGCTGTCGAACTTCATTCATTTTTAGTCTACATATTAGAAATATGCAACTTTTGCCTTTGTGTGggtttatattatttatttattagtgaGGTGGCCTCTGCGTGCTGCATATTGTGTTAAGTACAAAATGCTGTGTATCATATCATGTTTATGACAACAGCTACGTCAAGGAAATTTTACCAAAAC
This DNA window, taken from Alnus glutinosa chromosome 5, dhAlnGlut1.1, whole genome shotgun sequence, encodes the following:
- the LOC133867724 gene encoding probable LRR receptor-like serine/threonine-protein kinase At1g56140 isoform X2 codes for the protein MRRKVYAFNVSGVIPEELWTLTFLTNLDIRQNCLTGKLSASIGNLTRLQYLALGINALSGELPKELGELTNLISLSFQSNNFSGSLPSELGNLVKLEQIYFDSSGVSGEIPSTFANLRNLKTVWASDTELTGRIPDFIGNWSKLSVMRLQGNSFQGPIPSTLSNLTSLIELRISDLSNGSSSLAFIKDMKSLSILVLRNNNISDSIPSNIGEYQKLTQLDLSFNNITGQIPDLLFDLSSLSYLFLGNNKLNGTLPANKSANLLNIDLSYNNLVGSFPSWISEQNLQLNVVSNNFTIESSNSSGLPSGLNCLQRSFPCNRGPGIYYNFSIKCGGPQIMSSNGIVYERDNETLGPATYYVANTNRWAVSNVGYFTGSNNPQYTSTLLSQFTSLDSELFQTARLSASSLRYYGLGLENGNYTVRLQFVETAFPDTSTWQSLGRRVFDIYIQGNLVSKDFDIRREAGGVSMQPVTMEFQVQVSENYLEVHLFWAGKGTCCIPSQGTYGPSISAISATPDFTPTSNKKNRTGLIVGVVVGAGVLSFLSIFLVFYTVRRRKQLPTNDDAELLGIDVRTFTFSYAELKTSTEEFSPANKLGEGGFGPVFKGTLNDGRVIAVKQLSVASHQGKNQFITEIATISAVQHRNLVKLIGCCIEGDQRLLVYEFLENRSLDQALFGTRSSNLDWSTRFDICLGVARGLAYLHEESRLRIVHRDVKASNILLDSDLIPKISDFGLAKLYDDKKTHISTRVAGTIGYLAPEYAMRGHLTEKADVFAFGVVALEIVSGRPNSDSSLEEDKVYLLEWAWHLHENNSEVDLMDSTLSEFNEEEVKRMIGVSLLCTQASPTLRPSMSRVVAMLSGDIEVSYVTSRPGYLADWKFDDVSTLMSDVAKKGTHASYYNPSASTSIVGDAENSPENASKPMLHEIIKEGR
- the LOC133867724 gene encoding probable LRR receptor-like serine/threonine-protein kinase At1g56140 isoform X1, with translation MESDGKPSVWWIALHRSISDMVGSRSPPVLVFALYAACIFGLPEFAQAQNGTNAVTDPAEVRALNSIFKAWGISKWGISTWGILEPCSGEVIGSSSIENEDLNPYIKCDCSYNNGTTCHITALKVYAFNVSGVIPEELWTLTFLTNLDIRQNCLTGKLSASIGNLTRLQYLALGINALSGELPKELGELTNLISLSFQSNNFSGSLPSELGNLVKLEQIYFDSSGVSGEIPSTFANLRNLKTVWASDTELTGRIPDFIGNWSKLSVMRLQGNSFQGPIPSTLSNLTSLIELRISDLSNGSSSLAFIKDMKSLSILVLRNNNISDSIPSNIGEYQKLTQLDLSFNNITGQIPDLLFDLSSLSYLFLGNNKLNGTLPANKSANLLNIDLSYNNLVGSFPSWISEQNLQLNVVSNNFTIESSNSSGLPSGLNCLQRSFPCNRGPGIYYNFSIKCGGPQIMSSNGIVYERDNETLGPATYYVANTNRWAVSNVGYFTGSNNPQYTSTLLSQFTSLDSELFQTARLSASSLRYYGLGLENGNYTVRLQFVETAFPDTSTWQSLGRRVFDIYIQGNLVSKDFDIRREAGGVSMQPVTMEFQVQVSENYLEVHLFWAGKGTCCIPSQGTYGPSISAISATPDFTPTSNKKNRTGLIVGVVVGAGVLSFLSIFLVFYTVRRRKQLPTNDDAELLGIDVRTFTFSYAELKTSTEEFSPANKLGEGGFGPVFKGTLNDGRVIAVKQLSVASHQGKNQFITEIATISAVQHRNLVKLIGCCIEGDQRLLVYEFLENRSLDQALFGTRSSNLDWSTRFDICLGVARGLAYLHEESRLRIVHRDVKASNILLDSDLIPKISDFGLAKLYDDKKTHISTRVAGTIGYLAPEYAMRGHLTEKADVFAFGVVALEIVSGRPNSDSSLEEDKVYLLEWAWHLHENNSEVDLMDSTLSEFNEEEVKRMIGVSLLCTQASPTLRPSMSRVVAMLSGDIEVSYVTSRPGYLADWKFDDVSTLMSDVAKKGTHASYYNPSASTSIVGDAENSPENASKPMLHEIIKEGR